In a single window of the Streptomyces sp. NBC_00353 genome:
- a CDS encoding polysaccharide lyase 8 family protein, translating into MTPPPSPPRSRRTFLAATGGTALAVGLTEPGTAAATTRPQASAAAQADDEFAVLRAKWRTLILGEGFSPTAEPFKSKLATLGTQAAGFQATMAPTAGSLWPGISYADPSPDTDQESYGYSARMNDSFTRLNTMAQAYAQPGTGLTGDAALKDAVIAGLDHLHSDVYNENKARFGNWWNFQIGSPQALMDTAVLLYDHLSAEQIASYCRAVDKFLPDSAVAQYTGTSTGANRVDLCRGIILRGVVGGSAAKIQLGRDALSPVFPYVTSGDGFYADGSFIQHTNVPYIGGYGAVLHDGLGRLFALLRDSTWQVSDPGSQLFLDTVEKAIAPFIYNGLMMDNVSSRGISRGLTVSDPFQLPQDDHTRAHSVMASVLLVGQGASPEEQARWKAMVKGWLQRDYYGPALKNPKLSLVNTARLQTLFDDDTVKASPEPTEHRVFSNMDRATHRRRDWGASVSMASKRIAHYEFGNGEHARGYHTGSGWLSWWGDDHGLEQYSDTFWPTVDPYRLPGITVSKKPLPDGFGGNWGNPKPDTAWVGGTTDGEFGVTGQHLRGVDSTMTARKSWFWLDDSIVCLGAGITSADGTAVETVIDNRNLGASGTARLSLNGIAQPGTQGRQTTRAHTKWAHIAGHAGYVFPEAGGSRVSALREERTGAWKDINAGSSPTSFTRRYLTLWQDHGTDPQDASYAYILMPGASELRTAARAIDPLWLQILAHTAQQHGIRVPSLGFTGINFWEAGTVGKVTASAPASVQIREKRDGTATISVADPSRTVTGLTLTWKRPVKSVLSKATSVTDVQTGSSLTLTFGDLSGSYGTTHQVKVRPA; encoded by the coding sequence ATGACGCCCCCTCCCTCGCCCCCTCGGTCCCGCCGCACCTTCCTTGCGGCCACCGGCGGCACCGCGCTCGCGGTCGGCCTCACCGAGCCCGGCACCGCCGCGGCCACCACTCGCCCCCAGGCATCGGCCGCCGCCCAGGCGGACGACGAATTCGCTGTGCTGCGCGCCAAGTGGCGCACTCTGATCCTCGGCGAGGGCTTCAGCCCGACCGCGGAGCCCTTCAAGTCCAAGCTCGCCACGCTCGGCACCCAGGCAGCCGGCTTCCAGGCCACCATGGCGCCGACGGCCGGCTCACTGTGGCCCGGCATCAGCTATGCCGACCCGTCGCCGGACACCGACCAGGAGTCGTACGGCTACTCGGCCAGGATGAACGACAGCTTCACGCGGCTGAACACCATGGCCCAGGCGTACGCCCAGCCCGGAACGGGGCTCACCGGGGACGCCGCACTCAAGGACGCCGTCATCGCCGGCCTGGACCATCTCCACTCGGACGTCTACAACGAGAACAAAGCCCGGTTCGGCAACTGGTGGAACTTCCAGATCGGCTCGCCGCAGGCGCTGATGGACACCGCCGTGCTGCTCTACGACCACCTGTCGGCCGAGCAGATAGCCTCCTACTGCCGAGCCGTGGACAAGTTCCTGCCGGACTCGGCCGTGGCGCAGTACACCGGCACCAGCACCGGCGCCAACCGTGTCGACCTGTGCCGCGGGATCATCCTGCGCGGCGTCGTCGGCGGCAGCGCGGCCAAGATCCAGCTCGGCCGTGACGCGTTGTCTCCCGTCTTCCCGTACGTCACCTCCGGTGACGGTTTCTACGCCGACGGCTCCTTCATCCAGCACACCAACGTCCCCTACATCGGCGGCTACGGCGCGGTGCTCCACGACGGCCTCGGCCGGCTGTTCGCGCTGCTGCGCGACTCGACGTGGCAGGTGAGCGACCCGGGCAGTCAGCTCTTCCTCGACACCGTCGAGAAGGCCATCGCCCCCTTCATCTACAACGGCCTGATGATGGACAACGTCTCCAGCCGCGGCATCAGCCGAGGCCTGACGGTGTCCGACCCCTTCCAGCTTCCCCAGGACGACCACACCCGCGCGCACAGCGTGATGGCCTCCGTCCTGCTGGTCGGCCAGGGCGCGAGCCCCGAGGAGCAGGCCCGCTGGAAGGCCATGGTCAAGGGCTGGCTGCAGCGCGACTACTACGGTCCCGCCCTGAAGAACCCGAAGCTGAGCCTGGTCAACACGGCCCGGCTGCAGACGCTGTTCGACGACGACACGGTCAAGGCGTCGCCCGAGCCGACCGAGCACCGGGTCTTCTCCAACATGGACCGCGCCACCCACCGTCGCCGCGACTGGGGCGCCTCGGTCAGCATGGCCTCCAAGCGCATCGCGCACTACGAGTTCGGCAACGGTGAGCACGCCCGCGGCTATCACACCGGCTCGGGCTGGCTGTCGTGGTGGGGCGACGACCACGGTCTCGAGCAGTACTCGGACACCTTCTGGCCGACGGTCGACCCGTACCGGCTGCCCGGCATCACCGTCTCGAAGAAGCCGCTGCCGGACGGTTTCGGCGGCAACTGGGGCAACCCGAAGCCGGACACGGCCTGGGTGGGCGGCACCACCGACGGCGAGTTCGGCGTCACCGGGCAGCATCTGCGGGGTGTCGACAGCACGATGACCGCCAGGAAGTCGTGGTTCTGGCTCGACGACTCGATCGTCTGTCTCGGCGCCGGCATCACCTCGGCCGACGGCACCGCGGTCGAGACGGTGATCGACAACCGCAACCTGGGCGCCTCGGGCACCGCCCGGCTCAGCCTCAACGGCATTGCGCAGCCCGGTACCCAGGGCCGGCAGACCACCCGGGCGCACACCAAGTGGGCGCACATCGCGGGGCACGCGGGCTATGTCTTCCCCGAGGCGGGCGGCAGCCGGGTCAGCGCACTGCGCGAGGAGCGCACAGGCGCGTGGAAGGACATCAACGCGGGAAGCTCCCCCACCTCGTTCACCCGGCGCTATCTGACGCTGTGGCAGGACCACGGCACCGACCCGCAGGACGCCTCGTACGCGTACATCCTCATGCCCGGCGCCAGCGAGCTCCGCACCGCTGCCCGCGCCATCGACCCGCTGTGGCTGCAGATCCTCGCCCACACGGCGCAACAGCACGGCATCCGCGTCCCCTCCCTCGGCTTCACCGGGATCAACTTCTGGGAGGCGGGCACGGTCGGCAAGGTCACGGCGAGCGCACCGGCGAGCGTGCAGATCCGTGAGAAGCGCGACGGCACGGCGACGATCTCGGTGGCCGACCCGTCCCGCACCGTCACGGGCCTGACCCTCACCTGGAAGCGACCCGTCAAGTCGGTTCTCTCCAAAGCAACTTCGGTCACCGATGTGCAGACGGGCTCCTCCCTCACCCTCACGTTCGGCGACCTCAGCGGCAGCTACGGCACGACCCACCAGGTCAAGGTGCGGCCGGCCTGA
- a CDS encoding glycoside hydrolase family 2 TIM barrel-domain containing protein — protein MTYSPAPDTAYVEDRSPGSGRLDPRASFVPDAPQLELDGAWRFRAAAGLHDLTPGFEAPGFDDTRWGRLPVPSCWQMQTVGAPAYTNVIYPFPVDPPRVPDENPTGEYRREFTLPGQWPAGRTVLRFEGVDSCFAVWLNGERLGDGKGSRVPTEFDATQALRPGRNVLAVRVHQWSAGSYLEDQDMWWLSGIFRSVRLLSRPEGCLDDLFVHADYDHVTGTGTLAVETSPRARLTVPALGLVDADPAGPHTLAGVVPWTAEQPHLYEGELVTPSERVPVRIGFRRVAVEDGLLKVNGRPLLLRGVNRHEWDPETGRTLSYATMRRDVLLMKQHNINAVRTSHYPPSSEFLDLCDEFGLWVVDECDLETHGFELVGWRGNPSDDTRWRAAYLDRMRRVVERDKNHPSVIMWSLGNESGTGENLAAMAEWARTRDPSRPIHYEGDRDSGYVDVYSRMYADHAETELIGRGEEPMTEDPGLDAHRRGLPFILCEYAHAMGNGPGGLSEYQRLFEQYPRLQGGFVWEWIDHGIARRTADGRSCFAYGGDFGEPVHDGNFVADGLVFPDRTPSPGLTEYKKVIEPVTITVDPVGRTVAVRNGHDFRDTAHLRFGWRADEAGEPVAAGELDMPPLEPGARTSLPWPGLPPGKGGERLLTVTAVLAAEEPWAGAGHEIAWGQAVIATAAVVSRPTRSLPVSRHGSALILGPGRFDAATGRLRAVGELELDAPELDLWRAPTDNDRLGARLADQWRALGLHRLTTKVVGVDIGGTGLTVTTRVAPAGTDAAMRTTYHWSTDGTSLQLHLTVAPEGEWPCPVPRIGLRTGLPGWIDTVDWYGAGPGEAYRDTTAAARIGRFRRTVDEMQTPYVRPQENGNRREVRWARLTGDGGGLLLAGAPSYDLVVRRWTSEHLDATRHNGDLVPGSRVYVNLDAAHHGIGTASCGPGTLPRHTLEARPTALRITLRSSRPCSSRPPG, from the coding sequence ATGACCTACAGCCCCGCACCGGACACCGCCTATGTCGAGGACCGTTCACCGGGCAGCGGCCGGCTCGATCCCAGGGCCTCCTTCGTACCGGACGCCCCGCAGCTGGAACTGGACGGTGCGTGGCGCTTCCGGGCAGCCGCCGGACTGCACGACCTCACCCCCGGTTTCGAGGCCCCCGGCTTCGACGACACCCGGTGGGGGCGGCTGCCCGTACCGTCGTGCTGGCAGATGCAGACCGTGGGCGCGCCCGCGTACACCAACGTCATCTACCCCTTCCCCGTCGATCCGCCCCGGGTCCCCGACGAGAATCCGACGGGTGAGTACCGCCGCGAGTTCACCCTCCCCGGGCAGTGGCCCGCGGGCCGCACCGTGCTGCGCTTCGAGGGCGTCGACTCCTGCTTCGCCGTGTGGCTCAACGGCGAACGGCTGGGTGACGGCAAGGGCAGCCGTGTCCCCACCGAGTTCGACGCCACACAGGCGCTGCGCCCGGGCCGGAACGTCCTGGCCGTCCGGGTGCACCAGTGGTCGGCCGGCAGCTATCTCGAGGACCAGGACATGTGGTGGCTGTCGGGCATCTTCCGCTCGGTGCGGCTGCTCTCCAGGCCCGAGGGGTGCCTGGACGACCTCTTCGTGCATGCCGACTACGACCATGTCACCGGGACGGGCACCCTCGCCGTCGAGACCTCGCCCCGGGCCAGGCTCACCGTGCCGGCCCTGGGACTCGTCGACGCAGATCCGGCAGGGCCGCACACCCTGGCCGGCGTCGTCCCCTGGACCGCCGAGCAACCCCACCTCTACGAGGGCGAGCTGGTCACCCCGTCCGAACGGGTACCGGTGCGCATCGGGTTCAGAAGGGTCGCCGTCGAGGACGGACTCCTCAAGGTCAACGGCCGCCCGCTGCTGCTGCGCGGCGTCAACCGGCACGAGTGGGACCCGGAGACCGGGCGAACCCTCTCGTACGCGACGATGCGCCGCGACGTGCTGCTGATGAAGCAGCACAACATCAACGCGGTACGCACCAGCCACTACCCACCGAGCAGTGAATTCCTCGACCTGTGCGACGAGTTCGGGCTCTGGGTCGTCGACGAGTGCGACCTGGAGACCCACGGCTTCGAGCTGGTCGGCTGGCGCGGCAACCCGAGCGACGACACCCGCTGGCGCGCTGCGTACCTCGACCGGATGCGGCGCGTCGTGGAGCGGGACAAGAACCACCCGAGCGTCATCATGTGGTCGCTGGGCAACGAGAGCGGCACAGGCGAGAACCTGGCCGCCATGGCCGAGTGGGCGCGCACCCGTGATCCGTCCAGGCCCATCCACTACGAGGGCGACCGGGACAGCGGGTACGTCGACGTCTACAGCCGGATGTACGCCGACCACGCCGAGACCGAGCTGATCGGCCGAGGCGAGGAACCGATGACCGAGGACCCGGGCCTCGACGCGCACCGCCGTGGGCTGCCGTTCATCCTCTGCGAATACGCGCACGCCATGGGCAACGGACCGGGCGGACTGAGCGAGTACCAGCGGTTGTTCGAACAGTATCCGCGCCTCCAGGGCGGCTTCGTCTGGGAGTGGATCGACCACGGCATCGCACGGCGCACCGCCGACGGGCGATCCTGTTTCGCGTACGGCGGGGACTTCGGCGAGCCGGTCCACGACGGCAACTTCGTCGCCGACGGTCTGGTCTTCCCCGACCGCACGCCGTCGCCCGGTCTGACCGAGTACAAGAAGGTGATCGAGCCGGTCACGATCACCGTCGATCCCGTCGGCCGCACGGTCGCCGTCCGCAACGGCCACGACTTCCGTGACACGGCGCATCTGCGCTTCGGCTGGCGCGCCGACGAAGCCGGCGAGCCGGTCGCCGCGGGCGAGCTCGACATGCCCCCGCTCGAACCCGGCGCCCGCACAAGCCTGCCATGGCCCGGCCTCCCGCCGGGCAAGGGCGGCGAGCGGCTGCTGACCGTCACCGCCGTCCTCGCCGCCGAGGAGCCCTGGGCGGGCGCCGGCCACGAGATCGCCTGGGGCCAGGCCGTCATCGCAACCGCCGCGGTGGTGAGCCGGCCCACGCGCTCGCTCCCCGTCTCACGCCACGGCTCCGCGCTCATCCTCGGACCCGGTCGCTTCGACGCCGCCACCGGACGGCTCCGGGCCGTCGGCGAGCTCGAACTCGACGCCCCCGAACTCGACCTGTGGCGCGCGCCCACCGACAACGACCGCCTCGGCGCCCGGCTCGCCGACCAGTGGCGCGCCCTCGGTCTGCACCGCCTCACCACCAAGGTCGTCGGCGTCGACATCGGCGGCACCGGTCTCACCGTGACCACACGCGTGGCGCCCGCGGGGACCGACGCCGCGATGCGGACCACGTACCACTGGAGCACGGACGGCACCTCGCTCCAGCTGCACCTCACGGTCGCCCCGGAGGGCGAGTGGCCCTGCCCGGTGCCCCGGATCGGGCTGCGCACGGGACTGCCCGGCTGGATCGACACCGTGGACTGGTACGGCGCCGGGCCCGGTGAGGCGTACCGCGACACGACGGCCGCGGCCCGTATCGGCCGGTTCCGGCGAACCGTCGACGAGATGCAGACCCCGTATGTGCGCCCGCAGGAGAACGGCAACCGCCGGGAGGTGCGCTGGGCCCGGCTGACCGGCGACGGCGGCGGGCTCCTGCTGGCCGGGGCACCCTCGTACGACCTCGTGGTACGCCGCTGGACCAGTGAGCACCTGGACGCCACCCGGCACAACGGCGACCTGGTGCCGGGCAGCCGTGTGTACGTCAACCTCGACGCGGCGCACCACGGAATCGGCACCGCGTCCTGTGGCCCCGGCACGCTGCCCCGGCACACCCTGGAGGCACGACCGACAGCCCTGCGGATCACCCTGCGCAGCAGCCGGCCGTGCAGCAGCCGACCGCCTGGGTGA
- a CDS encoding DUF3472 domain-containing protein, translated as MRSLPMRRLTRVAGVLSGALATLLHTTGPAAAAVTPGGPVSNSYSISGAPAEGLEKLAFPLKVISQPNDAGYYWAQQYYFKSGQVGYVGLQPRVNSGLAVFSVFGSGTSTTHPNCRTGADGGSGTSCSVTYPYVKGRWYQLEIIKTGTDNWTGYVVDTSTNTWTTIGSWNVSSSAGLLKPSGVGFVEYYKSVADCASIPYGQAVWGKPFVSPEPGTGTNTSAYTYGPCKANAGYSLSNGEVTMTSGG; from the coding sequence GTGCGATCACTACCGATGCGACGGCTGACACGCGTCGCAGGCGTCCTCTCCGGCGCGCTCGCCACGCTCCTCCACACGACAGGCCCCGCGGCCGCCGCGGTGACACCGGGTGGCCCGGTGTCCAACTCGTACTCCATATCGGGCGCGCCCGCTGAGGGCCTCGAGAAGCTCGCCTTCCCGCTCAAGGTGATCAGCCAGCCGAACGACGCGGGCTACTACTGGGCGCAGCAGTACTACTTCAAGTCCGGCCAGGTCGGCTACGTCGGACTGCAGCCGCGCGTCAACAGCGGCCTCGCGGTCTTCAGTGTCTTCGGCTCCGGCACCTCCACCACGCACCCCAACTGCCGCACCGGCGCGGACGGCGGCTCGGGGACGAGCTGCAGCGTGACCTATCCGTACGTCAAGGGCCGCTGGTACCAGCTGGAGATCATCAAGACCGGTACGGACAACTGGACCGGGTACGTCGTCGACACCAGCACCAACACCTGGACGACGATCGGGAGCTGGAACGTCTCGTCGTCGGCCGGACTGCTCAAGCCCAGCGGTGTCGGCTTCGTCGAGTACTACAAGTCGGTGGCCGACTGCGCCTCGATCCCGTACGGGCAGGCGGTCTGGGGCAAGCCGTTCGTCAGTCCCGAGCCCGGTACCGGCACCAACACGAGCGCGTACACCTACGGCCCCTGCAAGGCGAACGCCGGCTACAGCCTCAGCAACGGCGAAGTCACCATGACCAGCGGAGGCTGA
- a CDS encoding polysaccharide lyase 8 family protein: MTRFWPRRTFLAATGSTALALGLASAPLLTPEAAAAGGSLRTESGEEFSTLRAKWRTLILGEGFSPTTEPFKSRLTDLGATATQLRSSMAPATGSLWPDLVFADPEPDTDQESYGFSGNMASSYGRLNTMAQAYCQQGTGLTGNAGLATDILTGLDHLYSQVYNESRTRYGNWYSWQIGAPQALLDVCVLMYDQLSAAQLADYAKAVDHFVPDSAVSSYTGTSTGANRVDLCRVLALRGVVGDNSAKIALARDALSPVFPYVTVGDGLYTDGSFIQHTTVPYTGSYGSVMLGGLGMLFALLAGSSWAVTDADRQIVFDAVENAWAPFLYNGLVMDGVSGRAISRGISASDARSIQQDDHLRGHPILASIVLLGQGASAAENTRWRGLVKGWMQRDYYSPPMSNPSLGLTSLARLKGVQDDTAVSVIAEPTGHRLFTHMARATHRRPGWAASISMADRRITYYETGNGENLRGWHTGSGMLYWWGDTYGNGQYSDAFWPTVDPYRLPGTTASRKALADAAGGDWGASMPDVNWVGGATDGQRAAIGQYLKGLQSTLLAKKSWFCLDDAIVCLGAGIKCSDGTAVESTVENRNLGPTGSTSFTVDGTTKPVTYPWSETLTGAMWAHIGGHGGYVFPGGATVKAQREARDGKWSTINKGSSTTTLNRKYLTMWVDHGTNPVNASYAYTLLPGATAAQTSARAADTGWLQILANTDNQQGVSVPTLGFTGVNFWFGGTVGTLTASAPCAVMISERSDGTAVICVSDPMRMQTSLTLTWNRAVASVTAKPATVTGATTGASLQLTFGDLSGTAGATQKVTVKLG; this comes from the coding sequence ATGACGCGTTTCTGGCCCCGTCGCACCTTCCTGGCCGCAACCGGCAGTACGGCACTCGCCCTCGGCCTGGCCTCGGCCCCCCTCCTGACCCCTGAGGCCGCGGCAGCAGGGGGCTCCCTCCGGACGGAGTCCGGGGAAGAGTTCTCCACGCTGCGCGCCAAGTGGCGCACCCTGATACTCGGCGAGGGCTTCAGCCCGACCACCGAGCCCTTCAAGAGCCGTCTCACCGACCTCGGCGCCACCGCGACCCAGCTCCGGTCGTCCATGGCTCCGGCCACCGGCTCGCTCTGGCCCGACCTGGTGTTCGCCGACCCCGAGCCCGACACCGACCAGGAGTCGTACGGCTTCTCGGGGAACATGGCGAGCAGTTACGGCCGGCTGAACACCATGGCCCAGGCGTACTGCCAGCAGGGCACCGGCCTGACCGGCAACGCCGGCCTCGCGACCGACATCCTGACCGGCCTCGACCACCTCTACTCCCAGGTGTACAACGAGAGCCGGACCCGGTACGGCAACTGGTACAGCTGGCAGATAGGCGCTCCGCAGGCCCTCCTCGACGTCTGCGTCCTGATGTACGACCAGCTGTCGGCCGCCCAGCTCGCCGACTACGCCAAGGCCGTCGACCACTTCGTACCCGACTCCGCGGTGTCGAGCTACACCGGTACCAGTACCGGCGCCAACCGCGTCGACCTGTGCCGGGTACTCGCGCTGCGCGGCGTCGTCGGTGACAACTCGGCCAAGATCGCGCTCGCGCGGGACGCCCTCTCGCCCGTCTTCCCGTACGTCACCGTTGGCGACGGCCTCTATACGGACGGGTCCTTCATCCAGCACACCACCGTCCCCTACACGGGCTCGTACGGCTCGGTGATGCTCGGCGGCCTCGGCATGCTGTTCGCGCTGCTCGCAGGGTCCAGCTGGGCTGTCACCGACGCCGACCGGCAGATCGTGTTCGACGCGGTGGAGAACGCCTGGGCACCGTTCCTCTACAACGGACTGGTGATGGACGGCGTCTCGGGCCGCGCCATCAGCCGAGGGATCTCCGCATCGGACGCGCGGAGCATCCAGCAGGACGACCATCTGCGCGGCCATCCGATCCTGGCCTCGATCGTGCTCCTCGGGCAGGGTGCGAGCGCGGCCGAGAACACCCGCTGGCGCGGCCTGGTCAAGGGCTGGATGCAGCGGGACTACTACAGCCCGCCGATGAGCAACCCTTCGCTCGGGCTGACAAGTCTGGCCCGGCTCAAGGGCGTTCAGGACGACACCGCGGTCTCGGTCATCGCCGAACCGACCGGCCACCGGCTCTTCACCCATATGGCACGGGCCACCCACCGCCGCCCCGGCTGGGCCGCCTCGATCAGCATGGCCGACAGGCGCATCACGTACTACGAGACCGGCAACGGCGAGAACCTGCGCGGCTGGCACACCGGTTCCGGAATGCTCTACTGGTGGGGCGACACCTACGGCAACGGCCAGTACAGCGACGCCTTCTGGCCCACCGTCGACCCGTACCGGCTGCCCGGCACCACCGCATCCCGCAAGGCGCTCGCGGATGCCGCCGGCGGCGACTGGGGCGCGTCCATGCCGGACGTCAACTGGGTCGGCGGCGCCACCGACGGGCAGCGGGCGGCCATCGGGCAGTACCTGAAGGGGCTGCAGAGCACGCTGCTGGCGAAGAAGTCCTGGTTCTGTCTCGACGACGCGATCGTCTGTCTGGGAGCAGGCATCAAGTGCAGCGACGGCACAGCCGTGGAGTCCACCGTCGAAAACCGCAATCTCGGCCCCACCGGCAGTACCTCCTTCACCGTCGACGGCACCACCAAGCCAGTGACCTACCCGTGGTCGGAGACCCTCACAGGCGCCATGTGGGCACACATCGGGGGTCACGGCGGTTATGTCTTCCCCGGCGGTGCGACCGTCAAGGCGCAGCGCGAGGCCCGCGACGGCAAGTGGAGCACCATCAACAAGGGCAGTTCCACGACCACCCTGAACCGCAAGTACCTGACCATGTGGGTCGATCACGGCACGAACCCGGTCAACGCCTCGTACGCCTACACGCTCCTGCCGGGCGCCACCGCGGCCCAGACCTCCGCCAGAGCGGCGGACACCGGCTGGCTGCAGATCCTCGCCAACACCGACAACCAGCAGGGCGTCAGCGTCCCCACACTCGGTTTCACCGGGGTCAACTTCTGGTTCGGCGGCACCGTCGGGACACTCACCGCGAGCGCGCCCTGCGCGGTGATGATCAGTGAAAGGAGCGACGGCACCGCGGTGATCTGCGTCAGCGATCCGATGCGGATGCAGACGTCCCTGACACTCACCTGGAACAGGGCCGTGGCCTCGGTGACCGCCAAGCCGGCCACGGTCACGGGGGCCACCACCGGGGCTTCGCTGCAGCTCACGTTCGGCGATCTCAGCGGCACCGCGGGTGCCACGCAGAAGGTCACCGTCAAGCTCGGCTGA
- a CDS encoding HAD-IA family hydrolase, whose translation MSGRARRVLVVGIDGVRLDTLSRLPTPHLDALARQGFFAPVGIDDGTPTMSGPCWATVVTGVTVAKHGVWSNDFTGHRLAVFPDFATRLAEQDGRRTFVAAGWEPLMLARGGGPLFQAPARTAYVSPTAHTPEGWDACDAQITEEAVRVLVGDDPEASFVYLGAPDETAHFLGCGSEYESAVLAADERLGRLLDAVRSRPSYENEDWTFLVVTDHGHADAGGHGGRTEEERTAWLIAAGPGIAAGAAPRAVRHVDVAAQVFASLGRHVDRHWTLDGRPFAAAPHAVLFDMDGTLVDTEALWLRTARETAAGLGHELGETDLPFVLGRAVADTAAHLQQVSGTDRSVQSVAGELDAAFLTAVESETTVLPGALEVLDLLRDLDIPAALVSASPRPVVDAVLKLLGTERFRTTVAEGETPRTKPASDPYLAAARALGVDPAACLAVEDSPTGVASAEAAGCRVLAVASFTEIPAAPRRTVLRDLRAMEPQTLWTAGLQAG comes from the coding sequence ATGTCTGGTCGTGCCCGCCGCGTCCTCGTCGTCGGCATCGACGGCGTGCGGCTCGACACCCTGAGCCGGCTGCCGACCCCGCACCTGGACGCCCTCGCACGGCAGGGCTTCTTCGCGCCGGTCGGGATCGACGACGGCACACCGACGATGTCGGGGCCGTGCTGGGCCACGGTCGTGACCGGTGTCACCGTTGCCAAGCACGGCGTGTGGAGCAACGATTTCACCGGCCACCGACTGGCCGTTTTCCCCGACTTCGCGACCCGGCTCGCGGAACAGGACGGACGGCGCACCTTCGTCGCGGCCGGCTGGGAGCCTCTGATGCTCGCCCGCGGCGGGGGCCCGCTCTTCCAGGCCCCGGCGAGGACCGCGTACGTCTCGCCCACCGCACACACCCCCGAAGGCTGGGACGCGTGCGACGCACAGATCACCGAGGAGGCCGTACGGGTCCTGGTCGGAGACGACCCGGAGGCCTCGTTCGTCTACCTCGGCGCGCCTGACGAGACGGCACACTTCCTGGGCTGCGGCAGCGAGTACGAGAGCGCCGTGCTGGCGGCCGACGAGCGCCTCGGACGGCTCCTCGACGCGGTGCGGTCCCGGCCCTCGTACGAGAACGAGGACTGGACGTTTCTCGTGGTCACCGACCACGGCCATGCGGACGCGGGCGGGCACGGCGGCCGCACCGAGGAGGAGCGCACCGCCTGGCTGATCGCCGCGGGTCCCGGCATCGCGGCAGGAGCTGCCCCCCGCGCCGTCCGCCATGTCGACGTCGCCGCCCAGGTGTTCGCCTCTCTCGGCCGGCACGTCGACCGGCACTGGACACTGGACGGACGGCCCTTCGCCGCCGCCCCGCACGCAGTCCTCTTCGACATGGACGGCACGCTCGTCGACACCGAAGCGCTGTGGCTGCGAACCGCGCGGGAGACCGCCGCCGGGCTCGGCCACGAGCTGGGCGAGACCGACCTGCCCTTCGTACTGGGCCGCGCGGTCGCCGACACGGCCGCTCATCTCCAGCAGGTCTCCGGCACCGACCGCAGTGTGCAGTCCGTGGCCGGGGAACTCGACGCCGCCTTCCTGACCGCCGTCGAGTCCGAAACCACGGTGTTGCCCGGCGCGTTGGAAGTCCTCGATCTGCTCAGGGACCTGGACATTCCCGCGGCGCTCGTCTCGGCGTCCCCGCGCCCCGTGGTGGACGCGGTGCTCAAGCTCCTTGGCACGGAGCGGTTCCGTACGACGGTCGCCGAAGGCGAGACGCCTCGTACCAAGCCCGCATCCGATCCCTATCTCGCGGCGGCGCGGGCGCTCGGCGTGGACCCGGCGGCGTGCCTCGCCGTGGAGGACAGTCCGACGGGTGTCGCCTCGGCCGAGGCCGCGGGTTGCAGGGTGCTCGCGGTGGCCTCCTTCACGGAGATCCCAGCTGCGCCGCGAAGGACGGTTCTGCGCGATCTGCGGGCGATGGAGCCACAGACCCTGTGGACCGCGGGACTTCAGGCCGGGTAG